A genome region from Crossiella equi includes the following:
- a CDS encoding helix-turn-helix domain-containing protein translates to MSDRPGMAVRTRRVSTKLRSLRKANELTLQQVAITLGVSITKVQRMETGRRGLRRNDVERLLRLYQVPAEEAAELLALVGPPETLGWWQVPGSGLSSDVRKLIAYEDEARVLRDYQLAVVPPLLQTAEYTRALLSGVDHTLCEPDLGRQVAAQMTRQLILSRESPATLHCLIEENALRRPVGGAQVLGRQLQVLHGLAGKPNLDVRVVPSSRGAHPGLRGPMTLMEFDDGPSLVHQPTPGRDGIQLDRIDVRRAQEAWSVVEALALSPEESKAVLRGYAGDWAAAS, encoded by the coding sequence ATGTCCGATCGTCCAGGCATGGCCGTCCGCACCCGCCGGGTGTCCACGAAACTGCGCTCGCTGCGCAAGGCCAACGAGCTCACGCTCCAGCAGGTGGCCATCACCCTCGGGGTGTCCATCACCAAGGTGCAGCGCATGGAGACCGGGCGGCGCGGGCTGCGCCGCAACGACGTCGAACGCCTGCTCCGGCTCTACCAGGTCCCGGCCGAGGAGGCCGCCGAGCTGCTGGCCCTGGTCGGTCCACCGGAGACCCTGGGCTGGTGGCAGGTGCCCGGCTCCGGCCTGTCCTCGGACGTGCGCAAGCTGATCGCCTACGAGGACGAGGCGCGGGTGCTGCGCGACTACCAGCTGGCCGTGGTGCCGCCCCTGCTCCAGACCGCCGAGTACACGCGGGCCCTGCTCAGCGGCGTCGACCACACGCTGTGCGAGCCCGACCTGGGGCGCCAGGTCGCCGCGCAGATGACCAGGCAGCTCATCCTGTCCCGCGAGTCTCCGGCCACGCTGCACTGCCTCATCGAGGAGAACGCGCTGCGGCGCCCGGTCGGCGGGGCGCAGGTGCTCGGCCGCCAGCTCCAGGTGCTGCACGGTCTGGCGGGCAAGCCGAACCTGGACGTGCGCGTGGTGCCCAGCTCGCGGGGCGCGCACCCCGGTCTGCGCGGACCCATGACGCTCATGGAGTTCGACGACGGCCCCTCGCTGGTCCACCAGCCCACCCCCGGCCGCGACGGCATCCAGCTCGACCGCATCGACGTGCGCCGGGCCCAGGAGGCCTGGTCGGTGGTCGAGGCGCTGGCGCTGTCGCCGGAGGAGTCGAAGGCAGTGCTGCGCGGCTACGCGGGCGACTGGGCCGCCGCCAGCTGA
- a CDS encoding sensor histidine kinase, producing MRRLSLWLRAHPLVGDTALVVVLTVLDMFWRNPNWVVTDANYYSVGALLTVPLIVRRRQPMVAAGLIVFAEVLRIFTHPADMDYRIGEFGIPIMLYTLAVYSNRKAAAIFAISITLINIVVLMRFPDPGPMAWSAFSWFASPAFAWLLGEIVAARRALNEEAVQRLLMLELERDQQAKIAVAKERTRIARELHDVVAHAVSVIVVQADGAGYMLKDKPELAERSLKTISATGRQALNELRRLLGVLRTTDENDPEMAPQPSAGQVEELVEKIRAVGLPVQLEMRGDLDELPVGVGLGVYRIVQEALTNTIKHGGTGAKAIVRVYRGDDAVQVQVLDSGTSSANGTAPRAPGLVSGGNGLIGMQERASVFGGELEAGPRPNGGWQVFARLPLSNRTVGT from the coding sequence GTGCGGAGACTGAGCCTGTGGCTGCGAGCCCACCCCCTGGTGGGCGACACGGCGCTGGTCGTTGTCCTCACCGTGCTGGACATGTTCTGGCGGAACCCCAACTGGGTCGTCACCGACGCGAACTACTACTCCGTCGGCGCGCTGCTCACCGTTCCCCTGATCGTGCGACGCCGCCAGCCGATGGTCGCGGCTGGTCTCATCGTGTTTGCCGAGGTCCTGCGGATCTTCACCCACCCGGCGGACATGGACTACCGGATCGGCGAGTTCGGCATCCCGATCATGCTGTACACGCTGGCCGTCTACAGCAACCGCAAGGCCGCGGCGATCTTCGCCATCAGCATCACGCTGATCAACATCGTCGTGCTGATGCGCTTCCCCGACCCGGGCCCGATGGCCTGGTCGGCCTTCAGCTGGTTCGCCTCCCCCGCGTTCGCCTGGCTGCTCGGCGAGATCGTCGCCGCCCGCCGCGCGCTGAACGAGGAGGCGGTCCAGAGACTGCTCATGCTGGAGCTCGAACGCGACCAGCAGGCCAAGATCGCGGTGGCCAAGGAGCGCACCCGCATCGCCCGCGAGCTGCACGACGTGGTCGCGCACGCGGTGAGCGTGATCGTGGTCCAGGCCGATGGCGCGGGCTACATGCTCAAGGACAAGCCGGAGCTGGCCGAGCGCTCGCTCAAGACGATCTCCGCCACCGGGCGGCAGGCGCTCAACGAGCTGCGCAGGCTGCTCGGCGTGCTGCGCACCACCGACGAGAACGACCCCGAGATGGCCCCCCAGCCCAGCGCGGGGCAGGTCGAGGAGCTGGTCGAGAAGATCCGCGCGGTCGGCCTGCCGGTGCAGCTGGAGATGCGCGGTGACCTGGACGAACTGCCCGTCGGGGTGGGTCTGGGCGTCTACCGCATCGTGCAGGAGGCCCTGACCAACACGATCAAGCACGGTGGCACCGGTGCCAAGGCGATCGTCCGGGTCTACCGGGGCGACGACGCGGTGCAGGTCCAGGTGCTGGACAGCGGCACCAGCAGCGCCAACGGCACCGCCCCGAGGGCCCCCGGACTGGTCTCCGGCGGCAACGGCCTGATCGGCATGCAGGAGCGCGCGAGCGTCTTCGGCGGCGAGCTGGAGGCCGGTCCGCGCCCCAACGGCGGCTGGCAGGTCTTCGCACGCCTGCCGTTGAGTAATCGAACTGTCGGCACATAA
- the grpE gene encoding nucleotide exchange factor GrpE, translating to MLPHLAAARRRSEMSTGGTEPDAPASEEVMVDPARGERRKLIQLCLYALDRARSAGVAERIVDGLAGVGVTAVRPDGERFDPAVHEAGGTQPTDDPALAGLVAETEVVGFLDNGAPVRPPVVTVYTLRGGHA from the coding sequence ATACTTCCTCATCTGGCAGCAGCTCGGCGGAGGAGCGAGATGAGCACCGGGGGAACCGAACCGGACGCACCCGCGTCGGAAGAGGTCATGGTCGACCCCGCACGCGGCGAGCGGCGCAAGCTCATCCAGCTGTGCCTGTACGCGCTGGACCGGGCCCGCAGCGCGGGTGTGGCCGAACGCATCGTGGACGGCCTCGCCGGGGTGGGCGTGACCGCGGTCCGCCCGGACGGCGAGCGCTTCGACCCGGCCGTGCACGAGGCGGGCGGCACCCAGCCCACCGACGACCCGGCGCTGGCCGGGCTGGTCGCCGAGACCGAGGTCGTCGGCTTCCTGGACAACGGTGCCCCGGTGCGCCCGCCGGTGGTCACCGTCTACACGCTGCGCGGTGGCCACGCGTGA
- a CDS encoding dynamin family protein: MSSPVTSGVPLPKLVRHTVGRLIELLRAGDAPAADWVASVRDGRPSVPSVVVVGETNRGKSSLVNALLATENLSPVDASTATANYLVLAHGQEWSAQACYAGQVQPVPFPVEQLHRWVTAAGELPEGQLPPRYVRVEAPIPLLSRLTVVDTPGVGGLDSVHGELAAEAAATATALLFVVDASAPLTSGELAFLAQAGERVETVLFALTKTDAYRGWRQVLEANRALLAEHAPRFADAVFHPVSARMFGLAKGAPTPETAALLREQSGIAPLQTGLQEVVAAHAAMLAEANTLRAASTALAEQAVVLAAEQRTLSTGEEEAETLRARKDELVALRRSATRGWQVRLRGETQRARVESSHEVARQMRDVQSWFRRAIDAADREASQRLPQELDAALQLVSGRLSAGLTTRLDALAHNVLAELFSPDELDVIRAQFARAATPPVVLRSPDRRPPNAEDKLLVFMGVSGGLGLGKAAVLPLAGLGIAASSAIVLPVTIVLGLGAGWWLARTRKHTADKTYLKQWLTEVVADARSTMEQLVSEQLIEAEQQLSLALDDALARRIGAIEDELREVDKALRMDTAERNRQLQVVAKRLAEVQAGKAQAENLLGRIREQRDAR, from the coding sequence GTGAGCTCCCCGGTCACCTCCGGCGTCCCGCTGCCCAAGCTGGTCCGGCACACCGTCGGCAGGCTCATCGAGCTGCTGCGCGCCGGTGACGCCCCGGCCGCCGACTGGGTGGCCTCGGTGCGCGACGGCCGCCCCTCGGTGCCGTCCGTGGTCGTGGTCGGCGAGACCAACCGGGGCAAGAGCTCCCTGGTCAACGCGCTGCTGGCCACCGAGAACCTGTCCCCGGTGGACGCCAGCACGGCCACCGCCAACTACCTGGTGCTCGCGCACGGCCAGGAGTGGTCCGCGCAGGCCTGCTACGCGGGCCAGGTGCAGCCGGTGCCGTTCCCGGTCGAGCAGCTGCACCGCTGGGTAACCGCCGCGGGCGAGCTGCCCGAGGGCCAGCTGCCACCCCGGTACGTGCGCGTCGAGGCGCCGATCCCGCTGCTCAGCCGGCTGACCGTCGTGGACACCCCGGGCGTCGGCGGGCTGGACTCCGTGCACGGCGAGCTGGCCGCCGAGGCCGCCGCCACCGCGACCGCGCTGCTGTTCGTGGTCGACGCCTCCGCCCCGCTGACCAGCGGTGAGCTGGCCTTCCTCGCCCAGGCCGGGGAACGCGTGGAGACCGTGCTGTTCGCGCTCACCAAGACCGACGCCTACCGCGGCTGGCGCCAGGTGCTGGAGGCCAACCGCGCGCTGCTGGCCGAGCACGCGCCCCGGTTCGCCGACGCGGTGTTCCACCCCGTCTCCGCCCGGATGTTCGGCCTGGCCAAGGGCGCCCCGACCCCGGAGACGGCCGCGCTGCTGCGCGAGCAGTCCGGCATCGCGCCGTTGCAGACCGGCCTGCAGGAGGTGGTCGCGGCGCACGCGGCCATGCTCGCCGAGGCCAACACGCTGCGCGCGGCCTCGACCGCGCTGGCCGAGCAGGCGGTTGTGCTCGCCGCCGAGCAGCGCACGCTGAGCACCGGCGAGGAGGAGGCCGAGACGCTGCGGGCGCGCAAGGACGAGCTGGTCGCGCTGCGCCGCTCGGCCACCCGCGGCTGGCAGGTGCGGCTGCGCGGGGAGACCCAGCGCGCCCGGGTGGAGAGCTCGCACGAGGTGGCCCGGCAGATGCGGGACGTGCAGTCCTGGTTCCGCCGCGCCATCGACGCCGCCGACCGCGAGGCCAGCCAGCGCCTGCCGCAGGAGCTGGACGCCGCGTTGCAGCTGGTCTCCGGCCGCCTGAGCGCGGGCCTGACCACGCGCTTGGACGCGCTGGCGCACAACGTGCTGGCCGAGCTGTTCTCCCCGGACGAGCTGGACGTCATCCGCGCGCAGTTCGCCCGTGCGGCCACACCCCCGGTGGTGCTGCGCAGCCCGGACCGCCGCCCGCCCAACGCCGAGGACAAGCTCCTGGTGTTCATGGGCGTCTCCGGCGGCCTGGGCCTGGGCAAGGCGGCCGTGCTGCCCCTGGCCGGGCTGGGCATCGCCGCCTCCAGCGCGATCGTGCTGCCGGTGACCATCGTGCTCGGCCTGGGCGCGGGCTGGTGGCTCGCGCGCACCCGCAAGCACACCGCGGACAAGACCTACCTCAAGCAGTGGCTCACCGAGGTGGTCGCGGACGCCCGCTCGACCATGGAGCAGCTGGTCTCCGAACAGCTCATCGAGGCCGAGCAGCAGCTCTCCCTCGCCCTGGACGACGCGCTGGCCCGCCGCATCGGCGCGATCGAGGACGAGCTGCGCGAGGTGGACAAGGCGCTGCGCATGGACACCGCCGAGCGCAACCGGCAGCTCCAGGTGGTGGCCAAACGCCTGGCCGAGGTGCAGGCGGGCAAGGCCCAGGCGGAGAACCTGCTGGGCCGGATCCGCGAGCAGCGCGATGCCCGCTGA
- a CDS encoding dynamin family protein — MSQGPLSAAVAHLCERLTPQVGARTAAGFREVLRRLGAPLQVAVAGRIKSGKSTLVNALIGRRVAPTDIGECTRLVTRFHYGTVDRVEVIFTDGTKQVVPFEADGMIPATLGVDLAKVSHLEAYLTSALLRDLTVIDTPGLGSLDAASVARTEAHLVGDADQTPADELDETSRNAVLGAEAVLYVVTQAVRSDDREVLTAFTAATASREAGPVNAIAVLNKADTIVPDTVAGSGGDLWKAATLLAEQQADSLKPRVADVLPMIGLLAETAETGAFTNADAEALRQLAQLDEASRTTMLLSADLFTTWDAPVPTAVRERLLERLDLHGITTALDLLAADPDRTAGALRKALLEASGLAAVRAKLDAVFKARADGIKAAAALASVTALARASGDPGERQRVHDAIEVLLAKPEAHQLRVLEALTLVTSGQVAMPEDLAEEVLRVGGSPRPDEQLGLPGRPSPELLAYALERAGWWRAFASFGATPAQSRVAHVVHRAYFLIWQQLGGGAR, encoded by the coding sequence GTGAGCCAGGGGCCGTTGTCCGCAGCCGTCGCGCACCTGTGCGAACGGCTGACCCCGCAGGTCGGCGCCCGCACGGCCGCGGGCTTCCGCGAGGTGCTGCGCCGCCTGGGCGCTCCGCTACAGGTCGCGGTGGCCGGGCGTATCAAGTCGGGCAAGTCCACGCTGGTCAATGCCCTGATCGGGCGGCGGGTGGCGCCGACTGACATCGGGGAGTGCACGCGCCTGGTCACGCGCTTCCACTACGGCACCGTCGACCGGGTCGAAGTGATCTTCACCGACGGCACCAAGCAGGTCGTGCCGTTCGAGGCCGACGGCATGATCCCGGCCACACTCGGCGTCGACCTGGCCAAGGTCTCCCACCTGGAGGCCTACCTCACCAGCGCGCTGCTGCGCGACCTCACCGTCATCGACACCCCCGGCCTGGGCTCGCTGGACGCCGCGTCGGTTGCCCGCACCGAGGCCCACCTGGTCGGCGACGCGGACCAGACCCCCGCCGACGAGCTGGACGAGACCTCCCGCAACGCGGTGCTCGGCGCCGAGGCCGTGCTCTACGTGGTCACCCAGGCCGTGCGCTCGGACGACCGCGAGGTGCTCACCGCCTTCACCGCCGCCACCGCCAGCCGCGAGGCGGGCCCGGTGAACGCGATCGCGGTGCTCAACAAGGCGGACACGATCGTCCCGGACACCGTCGCGGGCTCCGGCGGTGACCTGTGGAAGGCCGCCACCCTGCTCGCCGAGCAGCAGGCGGACAGCCTCAAGCCCCGGGTCGCCGACGTGCTGCCCATGATCGGCCTGCTCGCCGAGACCGCCGAGACCGGCGCCTTCACCAACGCCGACGCCGAGGCGCTGCGCCAGCTCGCCCAGCTCGACGAGGCCAGCCGCACCACCATGCTGCTCTCCGCCGACCTGTTCACCACCTGGGACGCCCCGGTGCCCACCGCGGTGCGCGAGCGCCTGCTCGAACGCCTCGACCTGCACGGGATCACCACCGCGCTGGACCTGCTGGCCGCCGACCCGGACCGCACCGCGGGCGCGCTGCGCAAGGCCCTGCTGGAGGCCTCCGGGCTGGCCGCGGTGCGCGCGAAGCTGGACGCGGTGTTCAAGGCCAGGGCCGACGGCATCAAGGCCGCCGCCGCGCTGGCCTCGGTCACCGCGCTGGCCCGCGCCTCCGGCGACCCGGGCGAGCGCCAGCGCGTGCACGACGCCATCGAGGTGCTGCTGGCCAAGCCCGAGGCCCACCAGCTGCGCGTGCTGGAGGCGCTGACCCTGGTCACCTCCGGCCAGGTGGCCATGCCCGAGGACCTGGCCGAGGAGGTGCTGCGGGTCGGCGGCTCGCCGCGCCCGGACGAGCAGCTCGGCCTGCCCGGGCGGCCGAGTCCGGAGCTGCTGGCCTACGCGCTGGAGCGGGCGGGCTGGTGGCGGGCCTTCGCCTCGTTCGGGGCCACTCCGGCGCAGAGCCGGGTGGCGCACGTGGTGCACCGCGCATACTTCCTCATCTGGCAGCAGCTCGGCGGAGGAGCGAGATGA
- the mctP gene encoding monocarboxylate uptake permease MctP has product MSFDNIQWTELIVFAVLFLLVTVLGFVASRWKAGDTLDHLDEWGLGGRKFGSWITWFLVGGDLYTAYTFVAVPALVFGAGAVGFYALPYTVILYPIVFLPLLRMWSVSRVHGYVTPADFVRGRYGSRLLALLIAVTGIFATMPYIALQLVGLEAVLRTMGLNGSGFLGHLPLFVGFLILAVYTYQSGLRAPALIAFVKDTLIYIVILVAVIYLPSKLGGWDTIFNRSAELLSQPGANGAPKGSTLLTANNQLQYATLALGSALALFLYPHSLTGILASKGRNVIKKNMVALPAYSLLLGLLALLGFVALTAGTKPIINQATGRPDSNTIVPVLFDQQFSGWFAGIAFAAIGIGALVPAAIMSIAAANLWTRNIYKEYLHKDATPKQEAQQAKIASLVVKFGAVAFIVFVDPQYSIDLQLIGGVIILQTLPAVAIALYTRWFHIWGLVAGWLAGMAYGFYLLYQIPNPAAGRAHFGGSALTLDKLSLLGWEPFAGSKVQIYVGFVALVVNLVVAVVGTLIARQLKAFNGTDETKGEDYHADEGDPSLKAVASH; this is encoded by the coding sequence GTGAGCTTCGACAACATCCAGTGGACCGAGCTCATCGTCTTCGCCGTCCTGTTCCTGCTGGTGACGGTGCTCGGGTTCGTGGCCTCGCGGTGGAAGGCCGGGGACACCCTGGACCACCTCGACGAGTGGGGCCTGGGCGGCCGCAAGTTCGGCTCGTGGATCACCTGGTTCCTGGTCGGCGGTGACCTCTACACCGCGTACACCTTCGTCGCGGTGCCCGCGCTGGTCTTCGGCGCCGGTGCGGTCGGCTTCTACGCGTTGCCGTACACGGTGATCCTGTACCCGATCGTGTTCCTGCCACTGCTGCGCATGTGGTCGGTCTCGCGCGTGCACGGCTACGTCACGCCCGCCGACTTCGTGCGCGGGCGCTACGGCTCGCGCCTGCTCGCACTGCTGATCGCGGTCACCGGCATCTTCGCCACCATGCCCTACATCGCGCTGCAGCTGGTGGGCCTGGAGGCGGTGCTGCGGACGATGGGTCTCAACGGCAGCGGCTTCCTCGGTCACCTGCCGCTGTTCGTGGGCTTCCTGATCCTGGCGGTCTACACCTACCAGTCCGGCCTCCGCGCGCCCGCGCTGATCGCTTTCGTCAAGGACACGCTGATCTACATCGTGATCCTGGTCGCGGTGATCTACCTGCCGAGCAAGCTGGGCGGCTGGGACACCATCTTCAACCGCTCCGCGGAGCTGCTGTCGCAGCCCGGTGCGAACGGGGCGCCGAAGGGCTCCACGCTGCTGACGGCGAACAACCAGCTGCAGTACGCGACGCTGGCCCTGGGCTCGGCGCTGGCGCTGTTCCTCTACCCGCACTCGCTGACCGGCATCCTGGCCTCCAAGGGCCGGAACGTGATCAAGAAGAACATGGTCGCGCTGCCCGCGTACTCGCTGCTGCTGGGCCTGCTGGCCCTGCTCGGCTTCGTGGCGCTGACCGCGGGCACCAAGCCGATCATCAACCAGGCCACCGGCCGCCCGGACTCGAACACCATCGTCCCGGTGCTGTTCGACCAGCAGTTCTCCGGCTGGTTCGCGGGCATCGCCTTCGCCGCCATCGGCATCGGCGCCCTGGTGCCCGCCGCGATCATGTCGATCGCCGCGGCCAACCTGTGGACCCGCAACATCTACAAGGAGTACCTGCACAAGGACGCCACCCCGAAGCAGGAGGCGCAGCAGGCCAAGATCGCCTCCCTGGTGGTCAAGTTCGGCGCGGTCGCCTTCATCGTCTTCGTCGACCCGCAGTACTCGATCGACCTGCAGCTCATCGGTGGCGTGATCATCCTGCAGACGCTGCCCGCGGTGGCGATCGCGCTCTACACCCGCTGGTTCCACATCTGGGGACTGGTCGCGGGCTGGCTGGCAGGCATGGCCTACGGCTTCTACCTGCTCTACCAGATCCCGAACCCGGCGGCGGGCCGCGCGCACTTCGGCGGCTCCGCGCTCACCCTGGACAAGCTGTCGCTGCTGGGCTGGGAACCCTTCGCGGGCTCCAAGGTCCAGATCTACGTCGGCTTCGTGGCCCTGGTGGTCAACCTGGTCGTCGCCGTCGTCGGCACGCTGATCGCCCGCCAGCTCAAGGCGTTCAACGGCACCGACGAGACCAAGGGCGAGGACTATCACGCCGATGAGGGTGACCCCTCGCTGAAGGCCGTGGCCTCGCACTGA
- a CDS encoding septum formation family protein, whose protein sequence is MRKLGPSVRAVLPVLTLLLVTACTASPQVGGEATTDGAVKPVRPSGVLTAPPEEKLPGVGECFDAKVLGRVPCTRPHDAEVTWLETLPENLPKAYPDDATLLANSIPRCSEKLVEYMGSEAAPASRLRVSTIWPDKALWATGQHYVICTVVEVGPDGQPVSRTGSLKGALQKDFWAYQLCTAGAPSTAETLVGVPCNQPHVGEALPAVKNLGKATDKMPPLEQLNATMEKHCRQQVIDYLMALEGRPDVAASWRVPTERDWAEGYTVGTCFAETSKPVWATVRGLGATAALPG, encoded by the coding sequence ATGCGGAAACTCGGCCCCTCGGTGCGCGCCGTCCTGCCTGTTCTGACCCTGCTGCTGGTCACCGCGTGCACGGCCAGCCCGCAGGTGGGCGGCGAGGCCACCACGGACGGCGCGGTCAAGCCGGTCCGGCCCAGCGGCGTGCTCACCGCCCCGCCGGAGGAGAAGCTGCCCGGGGTCGGCGAGTGCTTCGACGCGAAGGTGCTCGGCCGGGTGCCGTGCACGCGCCCGCACGACGCCGAGGTCACCTGGCTGGAAACGCTGCCGGAGAACCTGCCCAAGGCCTATCCGGACGATGCCACGCTGCTGGCCAACTCCATCCCCCGGTGCAGCGAGAAGCTCGTGGAGTACATGGGCAGCGAGGCCGCCCCGGCCAGCAGGCTGCGTGTGTCCACGATCTGGCCGGACAAGGCGCTGTGGGCCACCGGGCAGCACTACGTGATCTGCACGGTGGTCGAGGTCGGCCCGGACGGGCAGCCGGTCAGCCGCACCGGTTCGCTCAAGGGCGCGTTGCAGAAGGACTTCTGGGCCTACCAGCTGTGCACCGCGGGCGCACCGTCCACAGCGGAGACCCTGGTGGGCGTGCCGTGCAACCAGCCGCACGTGGGCGAGGCCCTGCCCGCGGTGAAGAACCTGGGCAAGGCCACCGACAAGATGCCCCCGTTGGAGCAGCTGAACGCCACGATGGAGAAGCACTGCCGCCAGCAGGTGATCGACTACCTGATGGCGCTGGAGGGCCGCCCCGACGTGGCCGCCAGCTGGCGCGTGCCGACCGAACGCGACTGGGCCGAGGGCTACACCGTGGGCACGTGCTTCGCCGAGACCAGCAAGCCGGTCTGGGCCACGGTGCGCGGCCTCGGCGCCACGGCTGCGCTGCCTGGTTAG
- a CDS encoding DUF3311 domain-containing protein: protein MPSGSSPPAPARPSGLRWNTWNLLLIVPLLMLVTPWINFDEPRVLGLPFFYWSQFVFVPIGVICVGLVYVKTKDEPVATGEPDRLDVDKLDEGDKA, encoded by the coding sequence ATGCCGTCTGGTTCGTCACCACCTGCACCCGCGCGCCCGTCCGGGCTGCGCTGGAACACGTGGAACCTGCTGCTCATCGTGCCACTGCTGATGCTGGTCACGCCGTGGATCAACTTCGACGAGCCGCGCGTGCTCGGACTGCCGTTCTTCTACTGGTCGCAGTTCGTGTTCGTGCCGATCGGGGTGATCTGCGTCGGCCTGGTCTACGTCAAGACCAAGGACGAGCCGGTGGCCACCGGTGAGCCGGACCGCCTCGACGTGGACAAGCTGGACGAGGGGGACAAGGCGTGA
- a CDS encoding phosphoenolpyruvate carboxykinase (GTP), whose product MTALTIPGLDQAPTTHQRLLSWVREVAELTAPDRVVWVDGSPEEAERLNQKLVDAGTFVRLQNKPNSFWCASDPNDVARVEERTYICSVDEADSGPTNNWMNPVEMKSIMTELYRGCMRGRTMYVIPFCMGPLSAEKPMLGVEITDSEYVVVSMGVMTRMGSKALALFGDDAEYVPCLHSVGAPLEPGQADVPWPCNDTKYITHFPESREIWSFGSGYGGNALLGKKCYSLRIASTIAREEGWLAEHMLILKLTSPEQKVHYIAAAFPSACGKTNLAMLEPTIPGWKVETLGDDIAWMRFGEDGRLYAVNPEAGFFGVAPGTNWKTNPNAMRTIAKGNSVFTNVALTDDGDIWWEGMENEPSHATSWKKQDWTPADGENGVLSSHANSRYCTPMSQCPVLAPEWDDPKGVPISAIFFGGRRGNTIPLVNEARDWQHGVFMGATLSSEKTAAAAGKVGEVRRDPMAMLPFIGYHAGDYFAHWISVGKNADAVKLPKIFYVNWFRRGDDKRFLWPGFGENGRILKWAIERIEGKSAAQETPIGHVPTAADLDLSGLDAPVEDIEAALEVNVEEWRAELPLIEEWFDKIGDKVPSSLRDELAALKQRLG is encoded by the coding sequence ATGACCGCACTGACCATCCCCGGTCTCGATCAGGCACCGACGACGCATCAGCGCCTGCTCTCCTGGGTGCGTGAGGTCGCGGAACTGACGGCACCGGACAGGGTCGTCTGGGTCGATGGGTCGCCGGAGGAAGCTGAGCGCCTGAACCAGAAACTGGTCGACGCAGGCACCTTTGTGCGACTCCAGAACAAACCGAACTCGTTCTGGTGCGCCTCTGACCCCAATGACGTGGCCAGGGTGGAAGAGCGGACGTACATCTGTTCCGTCGACGAGGCCGACTCGGGCCCGACGAACAACTGGATGAATCCGGTTGAGATGAAGTCCATCATGACGGAGCTGTACCGGGGCTGCATGCGCGGCCGCACCATGTACGTGATTCCGTTCTGCATGGGCCCCCTCAGCGCGGAAAAGCCCATGCTGGGTGTGGAAATCACCGACTCCGAATACGTCGTGGTGTCCATGGGTGTCATGACCCGCATGGGCAGCAAGGCCTTGGCGCTGTTCGGCGACGACGCCGAGTACGTGCCCTGCCTGCACTCGGTCGGCGCCCCGCTGGAGCCGGGCCAGGCCGACGTGCCGTGGCCGTGCAACGACACCAAGTACATCACCCACTTCCCGGAGTCCCGCGAGATCTGGAGCTTCGGCTCGGGCTACGGCGGCAACGCGCTGCTGGGCAAGAAGTGCTACTCGCTGCGCATCGCCTCCACGATCGCGCGCGAGGAGGGCTGGCTCGCCGAGCACATGCTGATCCTCAAGCTCACCTCGCCGGAGCAGAAGGTCCACTACATCGCGGCCGCGTTCCCCTCGGCGTGCGGCAAGACGAACCTCGCCATGCTGGAGCCGACCATCCCGGGCTGGAAGGTCGAGACCCTCGGCGACGACATCGCGTGGATGCGCTTCGGTGAGGACGGCCGCCTGTACGCGGTCAACCCCGAGGCCGGTTTCTTCGGCGTGGCGCCGGGCACCAACTGGAAGACCAACCCGAACGCGATGCGCACCATCGCCAAGGGCAACTCGGTCTTCACCAACGTCGCCCTCACCGACGACGGCGACATCTGGTGGGAGGGCATGGAGAACGAGCCCTCGCACGCCACCTCGTGGAAGAAGCAGGACTGGACCCCGGCCGACGGCGAGAACGGCGTGCTGAGCTCGCACGCGAACTCCCGCTACTGCACGCCGATGTCGCAGTGCCCGGTGCTCGCGCCGGAGTGGGACGACCCCAAGGGCGTGCCGATCTCCGCGATCTTCTTCGGCGGTCGCCGGGGCAACACCATCCCGCTGGTCAACGAGGCGCGGGACTGGCAGCACGGCGTGTTCATGGGCGCCACGCTGTCCAGCGAGAAGACCGCGGCCGCCGCGGGCAAGGTCGGCGAGGTCCGCCGCGACCCGATGGCCATGCTGCCGTTCATCGGCTACCACGCCGGTGACTACTTCGCGCACTGGATCTCGGTCGGCAAGAACGCCGACGCGGTGAAGCTGCCGAAGATCTTCTACGTCAACTGGTTCCGCCGCGGCGACGACAAGCGCTTCCTGTGGCCCGGGTTCGGCGAGAACGGCCGCATCCTGAAGTGGGCCATCGAGCGCATCGAGGGCAAGTCCGCCGCGCAGGAGACCCCGATCGGCCACGTGCCGACCGCGGCCGACCTGGACCTGTCCGGCCTGGACGCCCCGGTCGAGGACATCGAGGCCGCGCTTGAGGTCAACGTCGAGGAGTGGCGGGCCGAGCTGCCCCTCATCGAGGAGTGGTTCGACAAGATCGGCGACAAGGTCCCCAGCTCGCTGCGGGATGAGCTCGCGGCGCTGAAGCAGCGCCTCGGCTGA